One Solanum lycopersicum chromosome 2, SLM_r2.1 genomic region harbors:
- the WRKYIId-4 gene encoding WRKY transcription factor IId-4 isoform X1 yields MEIEMVADAAVTKFKKVISLLDRNRTGHARFRRAPLANNNSPLPSNSSKDFVDTKVYSPTPIQQVPLITYDHFNPLVPKTISFSYSPEMSRTNSFNISSLTGETESKQHSSSNSAFQMTNLSSQVSNSAGKPPLSSSSLKRKCSLSENAVSGKCSGSSGRCHCSKRRKLRLKRVVRVPAISMKLSDIPPDDYSWRKYGQKPIKGSPHPRGYYKCSSVRGCPARKHVERALDDPTMLIVTYEGEHNHSLSVAETSSLILESS; encoded by the exons ATGGAGATTGAAATGGTGGCTGATGCAGCTGTTACAAAGTTTAAGAAGGTAATTTCACTTCTAGATCGAAACAGAACTGGTCATGCTAGATTCAGAAGAGCTCCTTTGGCTAATAATAATTCTCCTTTGCCTTCAAATTCTAGTAAAGATTTTGTGGATACAAAAGTGTATTCTCCAACTCCGATCCAACAAGTTCCTTTAATTACCTATGACCATTTTAACCCTCTGGTTCCAAAGACGATAAGTTTCTCCTATTCACCGGAAATGTCTCGCACAAATTCCTTCAATATCTCGTCGTTAACAGGGGAAACAGAGAGCAAACAACATTCTTCATCTAATTCAGCTTTCCAGATGACCAATCTTTCTTCTCAAGTCTCTAATTCTGCCGGAAAGCCTccattgtcttcttcttcactgAAACGAAAGTGCAGTTTATCGGAAAATGCCGTATCTGGAAAGTGCAGTGGATCTTCCGGCCGATGCCATTGTTCCAAGAGAAG aaaGTTAAGACTAAAGAGGGTAGTTCGAGTACCGGCAATAAGCATGAAACTGTCAGATATCCCACCGGATGATTACTCATGGAGAAAATATGGACAGAAGCCAATCAAAGGATCTCCACATCCAAG GGGATATTACAAGTGTAGTAGTGTAAGAGGGTGTCCAGCACGTAAACATGTTGAAAGAGCATTGGATGATCCAACTATGCTGATTGTTACCTATGAAGGAGAACATAATCATTCACTTTCTGTTGCTGAAACAAGTAGTCTCATTTTAGAGTCTTCTTAA
- the LOC101245215 gene encoding probable 2-oxoglutarate-dependent dioxygenase At3g50210 encodes MVMDFKSIPLIDISALLEKWDHPNVAQDEGVAQVVRQLDHACRHAGFFYVKGHGIPISLMEEIRSVSREYFYQPYEEKIKIKLSAATGYRGYQRFRENITKGIPDMQEAIDFYREVKHGMYGDLGEVMQGSNIWPSNPSKFKKLMELYIDLCTDVSRKIMRGIGLALGGSADEMEGKIAGDPFWVLRTIGYPASSILDEHDKANDVVGCGEHTDYGLLTLLNQDDDIVALQVKNKSGEWISAPPVPGTFVCNIGDMLKILSNGIYESTLHRVINNTPRYRVCVAYFYEPNFDAAVEPLDVCSQKTGGTKSFEGAVYGKHLVSKVLNNFVM; translated from the exons ATGGTTATGGATTTCAAGTCTATCCCTCTAATAG ATATAAGTGCTCTTTTGGAGAAGTGGGATCATCCAAATGTGGCCCAAGATGAAGGTGTAGCTCAAGTTGTTAGACAATTAGATCATGCTTGTAGACATGCTGGATTCTTTTATGTG AAAGGGCATGGCATCCCTATTTCCCTTATGGAGGAGATCAGAAGTGTTTCGCGCGAATATTTTTATCAACCCTATGAAGAGAAAATCAAGATCAAACTTTCTGCAGCAACTGGATACAG AGGATATCAAAGATTTCGAGAAAATATAACTAAAGGCATACCTGATATGCAAGAAGCTATTGAT TTCTATAGAGAAGTAAAACATGGGATGTATGGAGATCTTGGAGAAGTTATGCAAGGATCCAACATATG GCCAAGTAACCCTTCAAAGTTCAAAAAGTTGATGGAGCTTTATATTGATCTTTGCACAG atgtATCGCGTAAGATAATGAGGGGAATTGGTCTAGCGTTGGGTGGATCAGCAGATGAAATGGAAGGGAAAATAGCTGGTGATCCATTTTGGGTCTTGCGAACAATTGGTTACCCTGCTTCATCCATCTTAGATGAACATGATAAGGCTAATGATGTTGTTGGATG TGGAGAGCATACAGACTATG GACTATTGACATTACTCAACCAAGATGATGACATAGTTGCACTTCAG GTGAAAAACAAATCTGGTGAGTGGATATCAGCACCACCAGTTCCTGGAACATTTGTCTGCAATATAGGAGATATGTTGAAG ATCTTATCAAATGGAATTTATGAATCAACGTTGCACCGTGTCATCAATAACACTCCCAGATATCGTGTGTGTGTAGCCTACTTTTATGAG CCCAACTTCGATGCTGCAGTAGAGCCATTGGATGTGTGTTCACAGAAGACGGGTGGCACCAAGAGTTTTGAAGGAGCTGTTTATGGGAAGCATTTGGTCAGCAAAGTCCTCAACAATTTTGTGATGTAG
- the LOC101245512 gene encoding tRNA-dihydrouridine synthase 1-like protein, which produces MATKTINLNIEDDCLCSDITTTCSFPLEQKDVEETQSLSLNRPNGYLKGESRIERAWSHWKKLGEPKLIVAPMVDNSELPFRLLCRKYGAEAAYTPMLHSRLFNEDEKYRAMEFSTCKEDRPLFVQFCANNPDTLLEAARKVEPYCDYVDINFGCPQRIAKRGNYGAFLMDNLSLVKSLVEKLANNLNVPVSCKIRIFPNLQDTLSYAKMLEDAGCSLLAVHGRTRDEKDGKKFRANWEAIKAVRNVVRIPVLANGNIRHIDDVHSCLEETGTDGVLSADPLLENPALFAGYRTAEWGLGVAGMKEDDKLDQAELLIEYLRFCERYPVPWRIIRSHVHKLLGEWFRIQPSVREDFNKQYKLTFEFLYDLVNRLKELGVRIPLYVKDTEQAVSAN; this is translated from the exons ATGGCAACCAAAACCATAAATCTCAACATTGAAGACGACTGTCTCTGCTCGGACATCACTACAACTTGCTCTTTTCCTTTGGAACAGAAGGATGTAGAAGAGACACAGTCGTTGTCTCTGAATCGTCCAAATGGATACTTGAAAGGGGAGTCGCGGATAGAGAGAGCGTGGTCTCATTGGAAGAAGCTAGGCGAGCCCAAACTTATAGTGGCACCAATGGTTGACAACTCAGAGCTTCCTTTCCGTCTTCTATGTCGAAAATATGGTGCAGAAGCGGCTTATACTCCTATGCTTCACTCGCGTTTGTTCAATGAAGATGAGAAGTATCGGGCTATGGAATTTTCCACTTGCAAG GAGGACCGTCCACTTTTTGTTCAATTCTGCGCAAACAATCCAGACACTTTGCTGGAAGCAGCTCGAAAAGTCGAACCCTATTGTGACTATGTGGACATCAACTTTGG GTGTCCTCAGCGGATTGCAAAACGCGGGAATTATGGAGCTTTCCTCATGGATAACCTCTCTCTGGTCAAGTCTCTGGTAGAAAAGTTGGCAAACAATCTTAATGTTCCGGTATCATGCAAAATTCGAATTTTCCCTAATTTGCAAGATACACTTAGTTATGCAAAGATGTTGGAGGATGCAGGTTGTTCTCTTCTAGCAGTGCATGGGCGAACCAGGGATGAAAAAGATGGGAAGAAATTCAGAGCCAATTGGGAGGCCATCAAGGCTGTCAGAAATGTTGTTAGAATTCCTGTCCTGGCAAATGGTAATATAAGACACATCGATGATGTACACAGTTGCTTGGAAGAAACTGGTACCGATGGGGTACTTTCAGCAGATCCTCTTCTTGAGAATCCAGCCCTCTTTGCTGGATATCGAACTGCTGAATGGGGATTGGGTGTTGCAGGAATGAAGGAAGACGATAAGCTAGATCAGGCTGAGTTACTGATAGAATATTTGAGGTTTTGTGAGCGATATCCCGTGCCTTGGAGAATCATCCGTTCTCATGTACACAAGTTGTTGGGAGAGTGGTTTAGGATCCAGCCAAGTGTGCGAGAGGATTTTAACAAACAATACAAACTCACCTTTGAATTTCTTTATGATTTAGTGAACCGATTAAAGGAACTTGGGGTGAGAATACCACTTTATGTGAAGGATACTGAGCAGGCAGTATCTGCAAATTGA
- the WRKYIId-4 gene encoding WRKY transcription factor IId-4 translates to MAVELMMDYRSTRNNNNTNCINFVAKLEEKSVVQEAASGLESVEKLIRLLSQSQSQQIQQQNKSPMEIEMVADAAVTKFKKVISLLDRNRTGHARFRRAPLANNNSPLPSNSSKDFVDTKVYSPTPIQQVPLITYDHFNPLVPKTISFSYSPEMSRTNSFNISSLTGETESKQHSSSNSAFQMTNLSSQVSNSAGKPPLSSSSLKRKCSLSENAVSGKCSGSSGRCHCSKRRKLRLKRVVRVPAISMKLSDIPPDDYSWRKYGQKPIKGSPHPRGYYKCSSVRGCPARKHVERALDDPTMLIVTYEGEHNHSLSVAETSSLILESS, encoded by the exons ATGGCTGTGGAGCTAATGATGGATTACAGAAGCACtagaaataacaataatactaatTGTATTAACTTCGTTGcgaaattagaagaaaaatcaGTTGTGCAAGAAGCTGCTTCTGGTCTTGAGAGTGTTGAGAAACTCATCAGATTATTATCACAGTCTCAATCTCAACAAATTCAGCAGCAAAATAAGTCTCCAATGGAGATTGAAATGGTGGCTGATGCAGCTGTTACAAAGTTTAAGAAGGTAATTTCACTTCTAGATCGAAACAGAACTGGTCATGCTAGATTCAGAAGAGCTCCTTTGGCTAATAATAATTCTCCTTTGCCTTCAAATTCTAGTAAAGATTTTGTGGATACAAAAGTGTATTCTCCAACTCCGATCCAACAAGTTCCTTTAATTACCTATGACCATTTTAACCCTCTGGTTCCAAAGACGATAAGTTTCTCCTATTCACCGGAAATGTCTCGCACAAATTCCTTCAATATCTCGTCGTTAACAGGGGAAACAGAGAGCAAACAACATTCTTCATCTAATTCAGCTTTCCAGATGACCAATCTTTCTTCTCAAGTCTCTAATTCTGCCGGAAAGCCTccattgtcttcttcttcactgAAACGAAAGTGCAGTTTATCGGAAAATGCCGTATCTGGAAAGTGCAGTGGATCTTCCGGCCGATGCCATTGTTCCAAGAGAAG aaaGTTAAGACTAAAGAGGGTAGTTCGAGTACCGGCAATAAGCATGAAACTGTCAGATATCCCACCGGATGATTACTCATGGAGAAAATATGGACAGAAGCCAATCAAAGGATCTCCACATCCAAG GGGATATTACAAGTGTAGTAGTGTAAGAGGGTGTCCAGCACGTAAACATGTTGAAAGAGCATTGGATGATCCAACTATGCTGATTGTTACCTATGAAGGAGAACATAATCATTCACTTTCTGTTGCTGAAACAAGTAGTCTCATTTTAGAGTCTTCTTAA